The DNA sequence GCTTGGCCCGCAGCAACATCACCCGCCAGAGCGTTACCACTCAATAGTCCAAGTCCGAGAACTAATCCTAGTGTAATTTTCTTCATTGCATATTCCATTAATTATTTTTATTAAAGTGACGGTGAATTGTGACACAAACTTTTTCTACTTGCTCCAAAGCGCTTCACAATCTTGACCTTCGTAGTTTTTATCTACGAATAAGCCTAAAACAGCGATCACTCGATCGCCATCCATTAATATCGGCGTTCTGCGTCTTAACCAACTGGGTACTTGGTATTCCTGAAACAGCTTCTTGAGTTTTCTACTATGCCCGCGCCCAACAGGGTGAGCCGAAAGTCCTTCAGGGTTAAAGATCACTCTTAGTGTTGCGCTTGTATCCGGCAAACTAAAGCTTTGCACATCACGGTTGTTCGATGCGCCATCACTCAGTGCTGAATTTAAGCGTAGCTCCCCTAAGCCATCGGGTAGCGTCACACTCTCTCCCATTAAAAGATGGCTTTGCCAGTCGGATAGGTCTTTAGTCTCTCTCACTAAATAGAGCTGATGATTAAAACGTCGAACTTCGGCATCATTCAACACCAGCTTAGGGTTGGCGTCCGCCTGAGCGCATGCGACTTCATCCCAAATAAGCTTGAGCTGCTTTTGACTCGGCATCGGTTGATTACAATGACTCAACCACATTCTTAGCAAGCGTGCTCGTAACAAGTCTGAATGTTGAGATAACGCCTCAATGCTTAAGTTTTGGCTATCCCCTAAAGCTTGCTGAAAGTGTGATTCAAGCAACTCATCCAACAGTAACTCTTGCTCTGCACATAGCTGAGCACTACGACTGACCGCCTCTCGGAAACTAGGCCAGCGCTCAGTCAGTGCCGGAGTGACTTGATGACGAATAAAATTGCGGTCAAAGCGAACGTCTTGATTACTCTCATCTTCGACCCAAGTTAAACCCATGTAGTGCGCCGACGCTTCAATGTCTGATCGAGTCACTGAAAGTAGCGGTCGAACGATAAACGCTTCGCCAAACGGCATCACCTTCGCCATTGAAGAGAGCCCTTTCGGACCACTTCCCCGCTTCAACGCTAACAAGAATGTCTCAAGTTGATCGTCAATGTGTTGACCTGTAACAAGCACATCGCCCTGTCTGGTGTGCTGCTGAAAAGCTTGGTATCGAGCATCTCTAGCCAGCTTTTCAACGCTTTCACCACTGTTGATATCCAAAGAGACTCGCTCTACAGCTAACGAAACTGACAAAGCATCACACCATGTCTGGCACTGCTCTGCCCAGTGATCAGCATTCTGGCTTAAACCGTGGTGAACGTGCACCGCGCAGCAATCAATGTCATAAGTTT is a window from the Vibrio splendidus genome containing:
- the tilS gene encoding tRNA lysidine(34) synthetase TilS, translated to MTHLIETFTSVLHQSALKPSRLIVAFSGGVDSRVLLELAAQYAQTYDIDCCAVHVHHGLSQNADHWAEQCQTWCDALSVSLAVERVSLDINSGESVEKLARDARYQAFQQHTRQGDVLVTGQHIDDQLETFLLALKRGSGPKGLSSMAKVMPFGEAFIVRPLLSVTRSDIEASAHYMGLTWVEDESNQDVRFDRNFIRHQVTPALTERWPSFREAVSRSAQLCAEQELLLDELLESHFQQALGDSQNLSIEALSQHSDLLRARLLRMWLSHCNQPMPSQKQLKLIWDEVACAQADANPKLVLNDAEVRRFNHQLYLVRETKDLSDWQSHLLMGESVTLPDGLGELRLNSALSDGASNNRDVQSFSLPDTSATLRVIFNPEGLSAHPVGRGHSRKLKKLFQEYQVPSWLRRRTPILMDGDRVIAVLGLFVDKNYEGQDCEALWSK